From a region of the Cygnus atratus isolate AKBS03 ecotype Queensland, Australia chromosome 3, CAtr_DNAZoo_HiC_assembly, whole genome shotgun sequence genome:
- the GPR63 gene encoding probable G-protein coupled receptor 63 → MVFSAMLTLASPGTSNATFIVYENAYTNFTTPQFLLRSGTTQPLRYSSGAVLTTERSTFLVNATAILPSQEVFRSLSLPLQIILSAAMIFILLVSFLGNFVVCLMVYQKAAMRSAINILLASLAFADMLLAVLNMPFALITIITTQWIFGDIFCRVSAMFFWLFVIEGVAILLIISIDRFLIIVQRQDKLNPYRAKILIVISWAASFVVAFPLSVGNPNLQIPSRAPQCVFGYSTNPGYRAYVIVILLISFFIPFLVMLYSFMGILNTVRHNAVRIHSHPDSICLSQASKLGLMSLQRPFQMNIDMSFKTRAFTTILILFLVFIVCWAPFTTYSLIATFNSHFYYKHNFFEISTWLLWLCYLKSALNPLIYYWRIKKFHDACLDLMPKYFKFLPQLPGHTRRRIRPSAIYVCGEHRSVV, encoded by the coding sequence ATGGTTTTCTCAGCAATGTTGACACTGGCCAGTCCTGGGACCTCAAATGCTACTTTTATTGTTTATGAAAATGCCTACACGAATTTTACCACTCCACAGTTCTTGCTTCGTAGTGGCACAACACAGCCATTGAGATATAGTTCAGGTGCTGTGCTTACCACTGAGAGAAGTACTTTTCTGGTAAATGCTACAGCTATTCTGCCGTCGCAAGAAGTTTTCAGGAGCTTGAGTTTGCCACTCCAGATCATTCTTTCTGCTGCTATGATATTTATCCTATTGGTTTCTTTCCTTGGAAACTTTGTTGTCTGCCTCATGGTCTACCAGAAGGCAGCTATGCGATCTGCAATTAACATTCTCTTAGCAAGCCTGGCTTTTGCAGAcatgctgctggcagtgctgaaCATGCCTTTTGCTTTGATAACAATCATTACCACTCAGTGGATTTTTGGGGATATATTCTGCAGAGTCTCTGCCatgtttttctggctttttgtCATAGAGGGGGTAGCCATTCTTCTTATTATTAGCATTGACCGATTTCTTATCATAGTGCAGAGGCAAGATAAACTGAACCCGTATCGCGCAAAGATTCTAATTGTGATTTCCTGGGCAGCATcctttgttgttgcttttccaTTGTCAGTAGGGAATCCTAATCTGCAGATACCCTCGAGAGCACCTCAGTGTGTTTTTGGCTACTCTACCAACCCAGGTTACCGAGCGTATGTGATAGTTATCTTgctaatttccttttttattccattCCTGGTAATGCTGTATTCTTTTATGGGCATACTCAACACCGTCCGCCACAATGCAGTTCGTATCCATAGCCACCCTGATAGCATATGCCTCAGCCAGGCCAGCAAACTTGGTCTTATGAGCTTACAGAGACCTTTTCAGATGAATATTGATATGAGCTTTAAAACTCGTGCCTTCACGACCATCTTGATTTTGTTCCTTGTCTTCATAGTCTGTTGGGCACCCTTCACCACTTACAGCCTTATTGCCACGTTCAACAGCCACTTCTACTACAAGCACAACTTTTTTGAGATAAGCACTTGGCTCCTTTGGCTCTGCTACCTCAAGTCTGCACTGAACCCACTGATTTACTACTGGAGGATTAAGAAGTTTCATGATGCATGCTTAGACTTGATGCCCAAATACTTCAAGTTTTTGCCACAGCTACCTGGCCATACAAGGCGGCGCATTCGACCCAGTGCCATCTATGTGTGTGGAGAGCATCGGTCTGTAGTGTAA